Genomic window (Pradoshia sp. D12):
CTTTTTTTACTAATGGAAGGCATAACTCGCTTAAAACCGATAATCTGGCAACTGCTCTAGCCGTAACATAATCATATTGTTCCCGGTGTGCTGCTAATTTACCAAATGTTTCTGCACGATCATGATATAAATTGACATCCTGTAAACCCAGCTCATCTGTTAAGGTTTTTAAAAAGGTAATCCGCTTATTTAAAGAATCTACAATAGACAATTTTATTGATGGAAAGCAAATCTTTAGTGGTATACTGGGAAACCCTGCTCCCGCTCCAACATCACATAAAGAAAGATCCTGATTAAAATCAATAAAGAAAGATGGTGAGATGGAATCATAGAAATGTTTCAAATAAACCTCTTCTTTATCCGTAATAGCTGTCAGATTTACTTTTTCATTCCATTCTACCAAAAGCTTAAAATACGTTTCGAATTGGTCAAGCTGAGATGGAGAAAGAACAATTCCCTTCTCCTCTAATGCATGTTTAAATTCTGATATGTTCATTTATTTACCTCTTAATTTTGGGGTATTTTTGCAATTTTCCCTTGTTCAATATAAACGAGCAAGATAGAAATATCAGCTGGGTTAACACCTGATATACGTGAAGCTTGGGCCATAGATAATGGACGAACCTGTTTTAATTTCTGACGTGCTTCAGAAGCAAGCCCTGTAATAGCGTCATAATCAATTAAATCAGGGATTCTTTTGTTTTCCATTTTCTTCAGCTTTTCTACTTGCTGAATCGACTTTTCAATATAACCCTCATATTTAACCTGTATTTCCACCTGCTCTGCTACATCCTCAGGAACTTCACTCTC
Coding sequences:
- the rsmG gene encoding 16S rRNA (guanine(527)-N(7))-methyltransferase RsmG, coding for MNISEFKHALEEKGIVLSPSQLDQFETYFKLLVEWNEKVNLTAITDKEEVYLKHFYDSISPSFFIDFNQDLSLCDVGAGAGFPSIPLKICFPSIKLSIVDSLNKRITFLKTLTDELGLQDVNLYHDRAETFGKLAAHREQYDYVTARAVARLSVLSELCLPLVKKGGKFIALKGAGADDEVLAGKKALTILGGKMDQDFYFQLPKEDSKRHIILIDKVKETPKKYPRKPGTPNKQPLE